The region CATCCGCAGGATGCGCGAGGCGGGGGTGGCGCTTGAATACGCCCTGATCCGCATACCGATGCGCTCCGAGCTGGAGGAGCTTGTCAGCCTCTGCGATTATACGCTCATCTCCGACATGGGGACGCTTAAGGCGCTCTCTGAGATCTGCGAGAGAAGGGGGCGGGAGGTGAAGTGCGTCGTCATGTTTGATATGGGCGACCTGCGCGAGGGCTTCTGGTTTGGAGATGCGGCGCGCACGGCGGCGGAACTGGCGAAATTCACCGGCAGGATGAAGATCGCCGGCGTCGGCGCCAACTTTTCCTGCGCGAGCGGCGTGCTGCCCTCCGCCAAAAATCTCGCGGAGCTTGCCGCCTGCGGCGCGGCGATGGAGTCCGCGCTGGGTCGTCCGCTCTCCGTCTATTCCGGCGGCGGCACCTGTTCTTTTGTGATGATGCGGCGCGGCATGCTGCCAAAGGCCATCAACAATCTGCGGCTTGGCGAGGCGCTGCTGCTTGGCCGCGATACCTCTTTCGGCATGGTCCTTGATGGGCTTTCGCAGGATACTATGGAGATAGAGGCTGAACTCGTCGAGGTGCGGAGGAAGCCTACCCTGCCGGTGGGCGAGATCGGACACGACGCCTTCGGCAACATTCCGCATTTTGAGGATAGGGGCGAACGCCGCCGCGGCATCCTCGCGATCGGCAAGCAGGATGTCTATATATCGGGGCTTACGCCGCTCGACGAGGGCGTGCGTATCATTACGGCCTCCAGCGACCATATGCTCGTCGATATAGAGGAGCGCCCAGACCTTTTGGTCGGCGATATCCTCACCTTCCGCCCCGACTACACGGCGATGCTCTCCGCCTCGACGTCGCCTTACGTGACAAAGGTTTTTGAATAGAGGAAAAATTCTATCATAAAAGTATTTTTGTCATATTAATATATTTTATGATGCTAAAGGACCGTGTTTGGTGTAAAATTAAATGATCAAACCCGGTTCTTTTTTTATTTATGATGTATCACCATTGCTGAAGGGGAGATCCTTATGTCCACAGGTAATAAGAGAGATGGTTTCAGTTCAACTTTGGCGGCGCTGATGGTCGCCCTCGGCTCCGCCGTCGGACTCGGCAATATCTGGAAGTTTCCGTATATGACCGGTACGGGCGGCGGCGGGGCCTTTCTGGTGATCTACCTCTTTTTTGTCTTTTGTATTGCCGTCCCGACCATGATCAGTGAATTCGTCATCGGACGACGCTCGCGCCTGAATGTGGTGGGCGCCTTCCGCAGGCTCACGGGAAACCCGCGTACCCCCTGGTCGGGCATCGGCTTTCTCGGCGCGGCATCTTCCTATTTAATTATGTTTTTCTATAGCTGCGTCGCCGGCTGGGTCTACTGCTATACATACAAGGCGGCGACGGGGGCCTTCGCCGATATCACGAAGGAGGGGGCCGAGGCCCTCTTCGCTTTGACGATCGGCGCGGGCGGCGCGAAGGCCTCTTTTTTCTCCTCGACGGTGCTTGCGCCGATATTCTGGCAGGTTTTCGTACTCGCCGTGGTGGGGACGATAATCTCCCTCGGCGTTGCGAAGGGGATCGAGAGGGCCATCAAGGTGATGATGCCGGCGCTCTTTTTCTTGCTGATAGTCTGCGTCATCCGTGCCCTGACGCTGCCGGGGGCCGCCGACGGCCTCTATTTTCTATTCCACGTAGACTTTAAGCAGGTGACGTCGGGTGTCGTTCTCGCGGCGATGGGGCTGGCCTTCTTCAAGCTCTCCCTTGGTATGGGGACGATGATCACCTACGGTTCATACTTCACTGACGACGCCGACCTCTCCCTCTCACCGCTCAAAATAGCGGTCGCCGATATCTGCGTCTCGATGCTCGCGGGGCTTGCGATCTTTCCGACGGTCTTCTCCTTCGGCGTGGAACCGGGAGCGGGACCGGGGCTGCTCTTCATAACCATTCCGCTGGTATTCTCACAGATGCCCTTTGGGCAGGTGCTGCTTTTCGCCTTCTTCCTGCTGACGGCCTTCGCGGCGAACGGCGCGATGCTTTCGCTTGTCGAGGTGCCTACGATCTGGATGGCGGAGGAGTTCAATATATCGCGCAGGAGGTCCGCGCTTATCAACTGCGTAATAATCGGTGCGGTCGGCATACTCGCCGCCTGCTCCGCGGACGGCACTGGGTACTTGGGCGCGGCCACCCTCTTCGGCAAGGGGTTCTTTGATCTGTTCGACTATCTCTCGTCAAATGTGACGATGCCGATCAGCGGCCTCTGTATCGCGATATTTACCGGCTATGTGATGAAGCGGGCCGACCTCTTCGACGAACTCAGCAACCACGGCATGCTCCGTAACGACGGACGAACCGCCTTTATCCGCGTGCTGCTGCGCTATGTGACGCCGGTGCTTATTTTGGTGATCTTCCTCAACGCGCTGGGGGTAATAAAACTGTAGGGTAGCGGCCGCCTGACGCTACCTCTTTGATACAGGGAAAATCGTTATTGTTTCGGAGGTTCCGGGCTGTTTTTCGGAGCCTCTTTTTGATCCGGCTCCGCGTGGGATGCCGGCGTATAATCAGGCATCTCGCCGCCCTCTTCGTCTTTTTTCTGGGCGATGCGCGCCTCCACCTCGAGGCCGTCCGTCATGAGGCCGGCGAATTTTGTACGCACCCATTTTACGAAGGGCAGGTTGTGCCAGCGGACGTCGACATCCTCCGCGGCGTTGAAGGCTTCGATCTTTTCTTTGATGCCGGCGGCGTCGATCTTCTGGTGGTGTTTGAGGCTTTTGAGAACGAGACAGAGCTCCTCGACCTCGTCCTCCGAGAGCAGCGAGAAGCGGCGTATCTGGCGTTCGACGGCGGCCAGGTGCGGGTTGCGCTGTTTGGGCCCAGAGTTGTTCATAATGCGTCCGGCGAGGATACTCGTGAAGGAGCTTATACAGGCGACGCCGATGACCATCAGGAAAACGGAGACGACGCGGCCCGCTTCGGTGTGCGGCACGATGTCGCCGTAGCCGGTGGTGCTGACCGTCACGAAGGAGAACCAGATCGCGTCGCCGTAGCTGATATGTTCAAAGTTTGAGAAGAGCAGCGCCGCGACGACGATCGAGACCATTGTGACGCCGCCGGTATAGTGGAGCAGATTCGTCTTAAAGAAGCGGCTCTGCGTCGTATAGGCGCGCCCGAGGTAGGCGAGGAATTTAATGAAGAAGACAATCTGTATCAGCAGCGACGAGGTGTCCTCCAGTTTCAGCAGTTCAAAGGCGTAGTTGAGCATTATAAGGGGAAATATCGGCAGCACCGCCACAAACTCGGAGATGTGCGCGGCGATAAAATCACGGAAACTTTTGGCGAAGCAGAGGCGGACGCAGAAATCGGCG is a window of Cloacibacillus sp. DNA encoding:
- a CDS encoding potassium channel family protein, giving the protein MKPQRKKQLLFIYEVMLPVLALFSLFTLVALGAAYFHPEKQPIFIFVADHLIWTIFAADFCVRLCFAKSFRDFIAAHISEFVAVLPIFPLIMLNYAFELLKLEDTSSLLIQIVFFIKFLAYLGRAYTTQSRFFKTNLLHYTGGVTMVSIVVAALLFSNFEHISYGDAIWFSFVTVSTTGYGDIVPHTEAGRVVSVFLMVIGVACISSFTSILAGRIMNNSGPKQRNPHLAAVERQIRRFSLLSEDEVEELCLVLKSLKHHQKIDAAGIKEKIEAFNAAEDVDVRWHNLPFVKWVRTKFAGLMTDGLEVEARIAQKKDEEGGEMPDYTPASHAEPDQKEAPKNSPEPPKQ
- a CDS encoding alanine/ornithine racemase family PLP-dependent enzyme codes for the protein MPLEQKEIRYPLLRVKLDGIRENASRLVDECARHGVGIWGVSKGVSALPEVARAFEAAGIKVIADSRLDNIRRMREAGVALEYALIRIPMRSELEELVSLCDYTLISDMGTLKALSEICERRGREVKCVVMFDMGDLREGFWFGDAARTAAELAKFTGRMKIAGVGANFSCASGVLPSAKNLAELAACGAAMESALGRPLSVYSGGGTCSFVMMRRGMLPKAINNLRLGEALLLGRDTSFGMVLDGLSQDTMEIEAELVEVRRKPTLPVGEIGHDAFGNIPHFEDRGERRRGILAIGKQDVYISGLTPLDEGVRIITASSDHMLVDIEERPDLLVGDILTFRPDYTAMLSASTSPYVTKVFE
- a CDS encoding sodium-dependent transporter; this encodes MSTGNKRDGFSSTLAALMVALGSAVGLGNIWKFPYMTGTGGGGAFLVIYLFFVFCIAVPTMISEFVIGRRSRLNVVGAFRRLTGNPRTPWSGIGFLGAASSYLIMFFYSCVAGWVYCYTYKAATGAFADITKEGAEALFALTIGAGGAKASFFSSTVLAPIFWQVFVLAVVGTIISLGVAKGIERAIKVMMPALFFLLIVCVIRALTLPGAADGLYFLFHVDFKQVTSGVVLAAMGLAFFKLSLGMGTMITYGSYFTDDADLSLSPLKIAVADICVSMLAGLAIFPTVFSFGVEPGAGPGLLFITIPLVFSQMPFGQVLLFAFFLLTAFAANGAMLSLVEVPTIWMAEEFNISRRRSALINCVIIGAVGILAACSADGTGYLGAATLFGKGFFDLFDYLSSNVTMPISGLCIAIFTGYVMKRADLFDELSNHGMLRNDGRTAFIRVLLRYVTPVLILVIFLNALGVIKL